In one Candidatus Paceibacterota bacterium genomic region, the following are encoded:
- a CDS encoding helix-turn-helix domain-containing protein — translation MLEKYLQDIGLNEKEASIYLALMQSDNASVIDLAAKTKINRTTVYVVLDSLEKKGLVSETTVGKKTHYQAEPPERLETFVERRKIILEEQAKRLKDIIPQIKTVQRETGARPVVKYFEGREGIISSNEEFFADAGQAGVTYLIYPRDLLDQIFTQEERQKFRSVRINKNIKSKVLYTYEKGEVNSDNTGDRVKIDGKKYPILCDISIYEDKVIVSILGKPLSSIFIRSKDFAETLKSLFNLAFDNIKK, via the coding sequence ATGTTAGAGAAATATCTCCAAGATATCGGTTTGAATGAAAAAGAGGCTTCAATCTATTTGGCCCTGATGCAAAGCGATAACGCTTCGGTGATTGATTTGGCGGCTAAGACCAAGATTAATCGCACGACTGTCTATGTGGTTTTGGATTCACTTGAGAAAAAAGGTTTAGTAAGCGAGACAACTGTTGGCAAAAAGACGCACTATCAAGCTGAACCGCCGGAGAGGCTGGAAACTTTTGTCGAACGACGAAAAATTATTCTTGAAGAGCAGGCCAAGCGTCTCAAAGATATTATTCCCCAGATTAAAACGGTCCAACGGGAGACTGGCGCTCGGCCAGTTGTGAAGTATTTTGAGGGACGAGAGGGGATTATTAGTTCCAATGAGGAGTTTTTTGCCGACGCGGGCCAAGCCGGTGTTACTTATTTGATTTATCCAAGAGATTTGCTTGATCAGATTTTTACTCAGGAGGAAAGACAAAAGTTTAGGAGTGTCAGAATAAATAAAAATATTAAATCGAAAGTACTTTATACCTATGAAAAAGGTGAAGTTAATTCTGACAATACAGGGGACCGCGTTAAAATCGACGGTAAGAAGTATCCAATTTTATGCGATATCAGCATCTATGAAGATAAAGTAATAGTTAGTATTTTAGGAAAGCCGCTATCGTCAATTTTTATTAGGAGCAAAGATTTTGCTGAGACATTAAAAAGTCTTTTCAATTTAGCTTTTGATAATATAAAAAAATAG
- a CDS encoding DnaJ domain-containing protein: MTAEMPTNPEIEPIASETLDEQKLFSSDPYEVLGVAPDAEMSQIKEARNELVQEFHPDVSKHPRAHEITQNINLAFQNIKAGSGNRTEQKGPSSTDESVAGSPVEGFVSADEIRREDFQSDFFRAIRSPKQFREFWLEAQSQGWQWKQVTELINTYEAEDLIVSDFVTMIEVSDDDNSDKCLAYIGEWKKLGINLDKLVTLEPVLKRLKDVAVNVKIKIQGEDNPERLLLFIDSWKKAGVDLSYVVNTPEARAALEHIALTYKVKIRGADGNAEHFLDFVEAWKAAGVDLTYVLNLKLTNEFLEETTRSVRRIDGIPLSRRFVSNWQEAGWVPSQEFLRLESEVKSYQA; this comes from the coding sequence ATGACAGCAGAAATGCCGACAAATCCAGAAATTGAACCGATTGCCTCGGAAACTTTGGACGAGCAGAAGTTATTTAGCAGTGACCCTTATGAGGTTCTTGGTGTAGCTCCGGATGCGGAGATGTCTCAAATTAAGGAAGCACGGAATGAATTAGTGCAGGAATTTCACCCGGATGTAAGTAAACATCCGCGAGCCCATGAAATTACTCAAAATATAAATTTAGCCTTTCAAAATATTAAGGCTGGTAGCGGAAATCGGACCGAGCAAAAAGGCCCAAGTTCTACAGATGAATCTGTGGCCGGTAGTCCCGTTGAGGGCTTTGTTTCGGCGGATGAGATTAGGCGTGAAGATTTTCAGAGTGATTTTTTCCGCGCAATTCGATCCCCTAAACAGTTCAGAGAGTTTTGGTTGGAAGCTCAGTCGCAAGGTTGGCAATGGAAGCAAGTTACTGAACTAATTAATACCTATGAAGCTGAAGATCTTATAGTCAGCGATTTCGTAACAATGATTGAGGTTAGTGATGATGACAATTCCGATAAGTGTCTGGCTTATATCGGTGAATGGAAGAAGCTCGGTATAAATTTGGATAAATTAGTCACACTTGAGCCGGTCTTAAAACGTCTGAAAGATGTAGCAGTGAATGTAAAAATAAAAATTCAAGGTGAAGACAACCCTGAGAGATTATTGTTATTTATTGATTCTTGGAAAAAAGCCGGTGTTGATTTGAGTTATGTGGTGAATACCCCTGAAGCCAGAGCAGCCCTTGAGCATATAGCTTTGACCTATAAGGTAAAGATACGCGGGGCCGATGGGAATGCGGAACATTTTTTAGATTTTGTTGAGGCGTGGAAAGCGGCCGGTGTTGATTTGACTTACGTTTTGAATTTAAAGTTAACCAATGAATTTTTGGAGGAAACCACGCGATCTGTTCGAAGAATTGATGGTATACCGCTGTCACGGCGTTTTGTCAGTAACTGGCAAGAGGCCGGTTGGGTACCTAGTCAGGAGTTTTTAAGGCTTGAGAGCGAAGTCAAAAGTTACCAGGCCTAA
- a CDS encoding serine protease: MFDFWQSLSLKIASFLMPFLIATGLIKAPDLSVLPTLPPQNLITVSASTTAPDLWDKPSASDLSEKSDSKSAKPVEKIATKPTEPVVEAIPPTIDTITPTKPAEPKFTFRELDTKAREAVINIFCTTKSSGTFEPISGTGVIVNSDGLVLSVAHIGQYFLLKDFEVKDFITCVGRTGSPARHRYYLEPIYISETWVRDNVQDITETNPTGTGRDDFAIFKITGTANESKPLPTSFPYFEPVEINTEPKVGQDVLVVGYPAGLVAEIETVLNLPFVSSIVPIGDIYTFDKGSNDLIALGGSIVAQKGSSGGAAISQDGKVLGIVVTSTLNGDTSEHNLMAITISHIRESLKRQTGKDLETVLAPGKTESAVLSNQFELSTKNTLRDLLINQINSPKF; the protein is encoded by the coding sequence ATGTTCGATTTCTGGCAGAGTTTAAGCTTAAAAATCGCCTCGTTCTTAATGCCTTTTTTGATTGCAACGGGTTTGATCAAGGCCCCAGATCTTTCTGTTCTGCCAACCCTACCACCACAAAATTTAATCACAGTTTCAGCTTCAACGACCGCTCCCGACCTCTGGGACAAACCGTCAGCTTCTGATCTGTCGGAAAAATCTGATTCTAAGTCGGCCAAGCCAGTCGAAAAAATCGCCACGAAGCCAACTGAACCGGTAGTTGAAGCTATTCCTCCAACAATCGACACGATCACGCCCACCAAGCCAGCCGAACCCAAATTTACTTTTCGGGAACTCGACACCAAAGCTCGTGAAGCGGTAATAAATATTTTTTGCACCACCAAAAGTAGCGGTACTTTTGAACCAATCTCCGGAACCGGCGTGATTGTAAATTCGGATGGCTTGGTTCTAAGCGTGGCTCACATCGGCCAGTATTTTCTGTTGAAGGATTTTGAGGTAAAAGATTTTATCACCTGCGTAGGCCGAACAGGGTCTCCGGCCAGGCATCGCTACTATTTAGAGCCGATTTACATTTCCGAGACTTGGGTTAGGGATAATGTCCAAGATATAACTGAGACCAATCCGACCGGCACAGGGAGAGATGACTTCGCAATATTCAAAATCACCGGCACAGCCAATGAATCAAAACCTTTACCGACCAGTTTCCCATATTTCGAGCCCGTCGAAATAAATACCGAGCCGAAAGTCGGTCAAGATGTCCTAGTTGTCGGCTATCCGGCCGGACTGGTCGCTGAAATTGAAACTGTCCTTAATTTACCTTTTGTTTCATCAATCGTCCCAATCGGGGATATCTACACTTTTGATAAAGGCAGTAATGACTTAATCGCCTTGGGCGGAAGTATTGTTGCCCAAAAGGGTTCTTCCGGCGGAGCCGCCATCAGTCAAGACGGCAAAGTTCTGGGTATTGTCGTGACTAGTACTCTTAATGGCGACACCAGTGAACACAATCTGATGGCAATCACAATTTCTCATATCAGAGAGAGCTTGAAACGGCAGACTGGTAAAGATTTGGAGACCGTCTTGGCACCGGGAAAAACCGAAAGCGCAGTTTTGTCCAATCAGTTTGAGCTAAGTACCAAAAATACTTTGCGCGATTTGCTAATCAACCAAATCAACTCACCTAAATTTTGA
- a CDS encoding RNHCP domain-containing protein, whose translation MKKFTRTTEDFVCENCGAHVEGDGFTNHCPKCLYSKHVDVNPGDRAEVCGGLMKPTSVIKKGGEYAVVQQCVRCGFERKNKILPGDDFETLLKI comes from the coding sequence ATGAAAAAATTTACTAGGACAACTGAAGATTTTGTTTGTGAAAATTGTGGCGCTCACGTGGAGGGTGATGGTTTTACGAATCATTGCCCGAAATGTCTGTACAGCAAACACGTGGATGTAAATCCCGGGGATCGAGCCGAAGTTTGTGGTGGTCTGATGAAGCCGACTTCGGTAATTAAGAAGGGTGGTGAGTATGCCGTGGTGCAACAATGCGTGCGTTGCGGTTTTGAAAGAAAAAATAAAATCTTGCCAGGAGATGATTTCGAGACTTTGCTCAAAATTTAG
- a CDS encoding YraN family protein — translation MFGRISKKQIGNLGEGIACNFLIKKDFLILARNYWKKWGEIDIVAEKGEITHFVEVKTVSRENSESDMGKVPRENLADNSGSYRAEDNVHPWKLKRLSRTIQSYLLEKNFSDYQKWQFDVITVQVNLGDKRAKIKHLEDIILS, via the coding sequence ATGTTTGGCCGAATTAGTAAGAAACAGATAGGAAATCTTGGTGAGGGAATTGCCTGTAACTTTTTGATCAAGAAGGACTTTTTGATTTTGGCCAGGAATTATTGGAAAAAATGGGGAGAAATAGATATTGTGGCTGAAAAAGGGGAGATTACTCACTTTGTTGAAGTTAAGACTGTTTCACGTGAAAACTCGGAAAGCGACATGGGAAAAGTTCCACGTGAAAACTTGGCAGATAATTCAGGTAGTTATCGGGCTGAAGATAATGTGCATCCTTGGAAGTTGAAGAGATTGTCCAGAACCATTCAATCCTATCTTCTGGAGAAGAATTTTTCGGATTATCAGAAATGGCAGTTTGATGTTATCACGGTGCAGGTTAATCTTGGCGATAAAAGGGCCAAAATTAAGCATTTAGAGGATATTATACTTAGTTAG
- a CDS encoding helix-turn-helix domain-containing protein, producing MKSRLEEKAEVIRLRKLGHSYKEILQLVPVAKSSVSRWLNHLTLTPKELSYLNRMTEERKDGARLKAAFTNRTKRLKREEEIQKIAKREFAKYIKDPLFVAGVLLYWAEGAKQGGYFYFVNSDVEMHKVMLKWVRKYLDLEGFGTGWRLYIHKPYARENCENWWAKSLGVDESKFEKTVYKFTPHKIKKNPTYKGCMRFSIYSRAILVKMFAWQKLLIEYYKQV from the coding sequence ATGAAATCTAGGTTAGAAGAGAAGGCTGAAGTAATTAGGCTTAGAAAGCTCGGCCACAGTTATAAGGAAATTTTGCAACTTGTGCCGGTGGCGAAAAGCTCAGTTTCCCGCTGGCTGAATCATCTTACTTTGACCCCAAAAGAGCTCAGTTATCTGAATAGAATGACTGAGGAGCGAAAGGATGGCGCTAGGCTCAAAGCCGCTTTTACTAACCGTACTAAAAGACTAAAAAGAGAGGAGGAGATTCAAAAAATTGCCAAAAGAGAATTTGCAAAGTACATCAAAGACCCATTGTTTGTGGCCGGGGTCTTGCTGTATTGGGCCGAAGGTGCAAAACAGGGCGGTTATTTTTACTTTGTTAATTCTGATGTGGAAATGCACAAAGTTATGCTCAAGTGGGTTAGAAAATATCTTGATCTGGAAGGATTTGGGACTGGCTGGCGATTGTATATTCATAAGCCGTATGCAAGGGAAAATTGTGAGAATTGGTGGGCGAAATCCTTAGGCGTTGATGAATCAAAATTTGAGAAAACAGTTTACAAATTTACTCCTCACAAGATAAAGAAAAACCCAACTTACAAAGGATGTATGAGATTTTCGATATACAGCCGGGCCATTCTGGTAAAAATGTTCGCTTGGCAAAAACTGTTAATAGAGTATTATAAACAAGTTTGA
- a CDS encoding HD domain-containing protein — protein sequence MKAKTSDHELSIPKEISTVAETLKKGGFEAYLVGGCVRDLLLNLKPKDWDVATSAKPEEIIKLFTKTFYENNFGTVGVVNETATDETLKVVEVTPFRLEGEYSDFRRPDKIEWGKSLSDDLKRRDFTINALALEIEKFGAEEDSYKGKLTDLYDGQKDLTGKIIRAVGDPHERFGEDALRMLRTVRISAELGFKIENETKKAIQSHASLLEKIAKERIQTEFSRIIMSKEPMKGLLLAQELGLLKFVAPEFEVMFGVEQNKSHIYDVWEHSLRALQHAADKNYSLEIRLTALLHDIGKPESRRFSKESNDYTFYGHEVIGARIAVKFLNNLKFPKKLIDQVRALVRWHMFFSDTEQITLSAVRRMIRNVGQENIWHLMDVRICDRIGMGRPKEDPYRLRKYHAMIDEALRAPISVGMLKISGAKVMELTGEAPGPKIGFILHALLSEALENPDLNSSNHLEKRAKELALLNIKELEKLGEAGKLKKEDEEEKEIKKLRGKHKVR from the coding sequence GTGAAAGCCAAAACTAGCGACCACGAACTTAGTATCCCGAAAGAAATCAGCACTGTTGCAGAAACCCTGAAAAAAGGCGGTTTTGAAGCCTATCTCGTGGGCGGTTGTGTGCGTGATTTACTTTTGAATCTCAAACCAAAGGATTGGGATGTCGCCACCAGTGCCAAGCCGGAAGAAATTATTAAACTTTTTACCAAAACTTTTTATGAAAATAATTTCGGCACTGTCGGGGTGGTAAATGAAACCGCTACTGACGAAACTTTGAAGGTTGTCGAGGTGACGCCTTTTCGACTGGAAGGGGAGTACAGTGACTTCCGACGACCGGACAAAATTGAGTGGGGAAAATCTTTATCGGATGATTTGAAGCGACGCGATTTTACAATTAATGCTCTGGCGCTAGAAATTGAAAAATTTGGTGCCGAAGAAGATAGCTACAAAGGCAAGTTGACCGACCTTTACGACGGACAAAAAGATTTGACCGGAAAAATCATCAGAGCTGTGGGTGATCCGCACGAGAGATTTGGCGAGGATGCCTTGCGAATGCTTCGCACCGTCCGCATTTCCGCCGAGTTAGGATTTAAAATCGAAAATGAGACAAAAAAGGCTATTCAGAGCCACGCCAGCTTGCTCGAAAAAATCGCCAAGGAGAGAATTCAAACTGAATTTTCCCGAATCATTATGTCCAAAGAACCAATGAAAGGCCTGCTTTTGGCTCAAGAACTGGGACTACTTAAGTTTGTAGCGCCGGAATTTGAGGTGATGTTTGGCGTCGAGCAAAACAAGTCACATATTTATGATGTTTGGGAGCATTCTTTGAGAGCTCTGCAACATGCCGCTGATAAAAATTACAGTTTAGAGATTAGACTGACTGCTTTGCTCCATGATATTGGCAAGCCGGAGAGCCGAAGATTCTCTAAAGAATCAAATGACTACACTTTTTACGGCCACGAAGTTATCGGTGCCAGAATTGCCGTTAAATTTTTGAATAATTTAAAATTTCCGAAAAAGCTCATTGACCAAGTTCGAGCACTGGTGCGTTGGCACATGTTTTTTTCCGATACCGAACAAATTACGCTCTCCGCAGTTCGCCGAATGATTAGGAATGTCGGACAAGAAAATATTTGGCACCTGATGGACGTGAGAATCTGTGACCGTATTGGGATGGGCCGACCAAAAGAGGATCCTTACCGACTTCGCAAGTACCACGCCATGATCGATGAGGCTTTGCGAGCCCCGATTTCCGTTGGAATGCTCAAAATCAGTGGCGCCAAGGTTATGGAGCTCACCGGCGAAGCGCCGGGACCGAAAATTGGCTTTATCCTGCACGCTTTGCTTAGCGAGGCTTTGGAAAACCCCGACCTGAATAGTTCCAACCATCTCGAAAAAAGGGCTAAGGAGTTGGCTTTATTGAACATTAAGGAACTTGAGAAACTTGGAGAAGCTGGAAAGTTGAAAAAGGAGGATGAGGAGGAGAAAGAGATTAAAAAATTGAGAGGGAAGCATAAGGTGAGATAA
- a CDS encoding helix-turn-helix domain-containing protein: MFKKIFKELGLSEITQLVFNELLNNGPTTAKLLAGKISIPRPSVYDHLKILIQHGLVMERSEEGRKIFSIDDIKNLEELLNDKINDLENEKKQFKEALPVLLKKANFIEPKIKFYSGKEGVKQVINHIMLNRNIDTILMWPMSEMMKVLGDEYLKDLNVKRVQRNIALRVIWPKDKILDTKKYPYLGSGEEHLRDLRIAPPGMTWDMGYWMYEDKVAFLSSEKEGFGFVVQSQDFAKLIKVQFDEIWKASTEVSN; encoded by the coding sequence ATGTTTAAAAAAATTTTTAAGGAGTTAGGTCTGTCAGAAATTACCCAGCTGGTTTTTAATGAGCTGTTGAATAATGGCCCGACCACTGCCAAGCTTTTGGCCGGGAAAATCTCAATCCCCCGCCCTTCTGTCTATGATCATCTCAAAATTCTTATCCAACACGGCCTGGTGATGGAGCGAAGCGAGGAAGGACGGAAAATTTTCTCAATTGATGACATCAAAAATCTCGAGGAACTTTTGAATGACAAAATTAATGATTTGGAAAATGAGAAAAAACAATTTAAAGAGGCTCTGCCAGTGCTTTTAAAGAAAGCTAATTTTATTGAACCGAAAATAAAATTTTATTCTGGGAAAGAAGGGGTGAAGCAAGTGATCAATCACATTATGCTTAACCGAAATATCGATACGATCCTGATGTGGCCGATGAGTGAGATGATGAAAGTGCTGGGAGACGAATATCTAAAAGATTTGAATGTTAAAAGGGTCCAAAGAAATATCGCTCTCCGGGTCATTTGGCCAAAGGACAAGATTTTGGATACCAAAAAATATCCGTATCTTGGCTCTGGAGAAGAACATTTGCGAGATTTAAGAATTGCTCCGCCTGGTATGACTTGGGACATGGGCTACTGGATGTATGAAGACAAAGTAGCCTTTTTGTCGTCTGAAAAAGAGGGCTTCGGTTTTGTTGTACAAAGCCAGGATTTTGCCAAATTGATAAAAGTTCAGTTTGATGAAATCTGGAAGGCTTCGACTGAAGTTTCAAATTAA
- a CDS encoding type II toxin-antitoxin system ParD family antitoxin: MSTLSVPLTPELEAFINQQVKSGKSANKAAVVRYAIQRMSEEEAVNEILQAQREPVLRGNLRQLMKKIK, translated from the coding sequence ATGAGTACTCTATCTGTGCCATTAACTCCCGAGCTTGAAGCATTTATCAATCAACAGGTGAAAAGCGGCAAGTCTGCCAACAAGGCCGCGGTAGTTCGGTATGCCATTCAGAGAATGTCCGAAGAGGAGGCAGTAAATGAGATTCTACAGGCCCAAAGAGAGCCGGTGCTTAGAGGAAATTTGCGGCAACTAATGAAGAAGATTAAATAA
- a CDS encoding type II toxin-antitoxin system mRNA interferase toxin, RelE/StbE family, whose amino-acid sequence MKIAYKATFIKKLNRLNLELQGEVFQKIELFRNPTNHKLLRVHKLHGQFKTCYSFSVNYQIRIIFEYLSKNEAVLLTIGDHQIYQ is encoded by the coding sequence ATGAAAATTGCCTATAAAGCGACTTTCATCAAGAAACTAAATCGGCTAAACCTTGAGCTACAAGGTGAAGTTTTCCAAAAAATCGAACTCTTCAGAAACCCAACCAACCATAAACTGCTTCGGGTTCACAAACTGCACGGCCAATTTAAGACTTGTTATAGCTTCTCGGTTAATTATCAAATTAGAATCATTTTTGAATATCTCTCGAAAAATGAAGCGGTGCTTTTGACCATCGGCGACCACCAAATTTATCAGTAA
- a CDS encoding exodeoxyribonuclease III: MKIISWNVNGIRAVAKKGLFVPFVEKYQPDILCLQETKAKQEESPIDLPEYEEYWNSAVKKGYSGTAIFSKTKLLSVSNNFPGKILKKYGPLADNYGDPATEGRVITAEFEKFYVVTVYTPNAKDDLSRIPLRHKHWDPAFLSYCQDLEKNKPVIFCGDLNVAHTPDDLARPKENEGNKGFTKEERAGFQAFIDAGFVDTFRLFNQGNGHYTWWSHFANARARNVGWRIDYILVSPVLKSRVTKAEILPEVLGSDHCPVLLELK; the protein is encoded by the coding sequence ATGAAAATCATTTCTTGGAACGTAAACGGCATCAGGGCAGTAGCCAAGAAGGGTCTGTTCGTGCCTTTTGTCGAAAAATATCAGCCGGACATTTTGTGTCTGCAGGAAACGAAGGCGAAACAAGAAGAGTCCCCTATTGATCTGCCTGAGTATGAAGAATATTGGAACTCGGCTGTGAAAAAAGGTTATTCCGGCACAGCAATTTTTAGTAAAACTAAACTCTTAAGCGTTTCAAATAATTTTCCCGGAAAGATTTTAAAAAAATACGGTCCCTTGGCTGACAATTACGGTGATCCGGCCACCGAGGGTCGGGTTATCACTGCCGAGTTTGAAAAATTTTATGTCGTCACAGTTTACACGCCGAACGCCAAGGATGATTTGTCGAGAATTCCCCTCCGACATAAACATTGGGATCCGGCCTTTCTCTCTTACTGCCAAGATTTAGAAAAAAACAAGCCGGTAATTTTTTGTGGTGATTTGAATGTGGCACACACGCCAGATGATTTGGCTCGGCCGAAAGAAAACGAAGGCAACAAGGGTTTTACCAAGGAAGAAAGGGCCGGCTTCCAAGCTTTTATCGACGCCGGTTTTGTTGATACTTTCAGATTATTCAATCAAGGCAACGGCCACTACACTTGGTGGAGTCACTTTGCCAACGCCCGCGCACGAAATGTTGGTTGGAGGATTGATTATATTTTGGTTTCCCCTGTCCTAAAATCACGAGTCACTAAGGCTGAAATCTTGCCGGAAGTTTTAGGCTCTGACCATTGTCCGGTTTTATTGGAATTGAAATAG
- the xerA gene encoding site-specific tyrosine recombinase/integron integrase: MAELKTLKQEFLEYIEIERGRSVKTVENYDRYLNRFLGFAKITDPKNLTEQVIRDYRLWLNRQSNNRAEEAGTLKKKTQSYHLIALRAFLKYLAKRGVKTLSPEFIELPKIGERHIDLISTEELHRLLEAPKGDDLKALRDKAILELLFSTGLRVSELCSLSRDLDLSSDEFSVRGKGEKIRVVFLSPGAKTALKKYLDKRPDVEDAMFVKVEGKEKAKNEEAGLTKRSVERIVKYYAIKAGISKKVTPHVIRHCFATDLLSNGADLRSVQALLGHASINTTQIYTHVTDKHLRDVHKKFHGRNNG, from the coding sequence ATGGCCGAGCTAAAAACTTTAAAGCAGGAGTTTCTGGAATATATTGAAATTGAGAGAGGTCGCAGTGTTAAGACTGTCGAAAATTATGACCGCTACCTCAATCGCTTTTTGGGTTTTGCCAAAATTACTGATCCGAAAAATTTAACCGAGCAAGTAATTCGAGATTATCGTCTCTGGCTCAATCGGCAGAGCAACAATCGAGCCGAGGAAGCCGGTACTTTAAAAAAGAAAACCCAGAGCTATCATTTAATCGCTCTGCGCGCCTTTCTGAAATATTTAGCCAAGCGAGGTGTGAAAACTTTGTCACCGGAATTTATTGAATTGCCTAAAATCGGTGAAAGGCACATTGATTTGATTTCGACCGAAGAGCTACACCGTTTACTTGAGGCACCAAAAGGTGACGACCTTAAAGCGTTGAGGGATAAGGCCATTTTAGAGCTTCTGTTCTCAACCGGTTTGCGTGTCTCCGAGCTCTGTTCCCTTTCACGTGATTTGGACTTAAGTTCGGATGAATTTTCCGTGCGCGGTAAAGGTGAAAAAATCCGAGTAGTTTTCCTTTCTCCTGGCGCCAAAACCGCGCTTAAAAAATATTTGGACAAAAGGCCAGATGTCGAGGACGCAATGTTTGTAAAAGTTGAAGGAAAAGAAAAAGCTAAGAACGAGGAAGCCGGACTCACGAAGCGTTCGGTTGAACGAATTGTAAAATATTATGCAATCAAGGCTGGAATTTCTAAAAAAGTGACACCCCATGTGATCCGGCATTGTTTTGCCACTGACTTGCTTAGTAATGGTGCCGACTTAAGAAGTGTGCAAGCTCTTTTGGGACACGCCTCCATCAATACCACCCAGATTTACACTCATGTGACTGACAAACATCTGCGCGACGTGCATAAAAAGTTTCATGGCAGAAACAATGGCTAA
- the rpsO gene encoding 30S ribosomal protein S15, giving the protein MISKTKKAKVIKEVAIHDKDTGSPEVQISILSRRIEELASHLKKNQKDNHSRRGLLSMVAKRQTHLKYLQKKNVRRYNAILKKLDLKK; this is encoded by the coding sequence ATGATTTCAAAGACCAAAAAAGCCAAAGTTATCAAGGAAGTGGCCATCCACGATAAGGACACCGGCTCACCGGAGGTCCAGATTTCCATTTTAAGCCGAAGAATTGAGGAGCTGGCTTCCCATTTGAAGAAAAATCAAAAAGATAACCATTCCAGAAGGGGACTTTTGTCTATGGTGGCCAAACGCCAGACTCATTTAAAATATTTGCAAAAGAAAAATGTCCGACGCTACAACGCTATTCTCAAGAAACTCGATTTGAAGAAGTAA
- a CDS encoding NYN domain-containing protein, with protein MSVIKHSSQRVGIFIDTQNLYHTARNLYGARVNFGQVVKDALAGRQLIRAMAYVITTESGEEKSFFEALTKVGIETKTKDLQIFGSGAKKADWDVGLAVDAIKMAPKLDAVIIISGDGDFIPLVEYLQMNEGCQVEVVSFGKSTSGKLTEAVDDFFDLDSNPRKYLLGNPSANRARRPMRKNSGPSTGASEEVA; from the coding sequence ATGTCTGTAATCAAACACAGTAGTCAGAGAGTTGGGATCTTTATTGATACCCAAAATCTCTACCACACCGCCCGCAATCTTTACGGCGCGCGTGTCAACTTCGGCCAAGTCGTCAAAGACGCTTTGGCAGGAAGACAACTAATCAGGGCGATGGCTTACGTCATCACCACCGAAAGTGGCGAAGAGAAAAGCTTTTTCGAAGCTTTGACTAAAGTTGGAATTGAAACCAAGACCAAAGACTTGCAGATTTTCGGTTCCGGCGCCAAGAAAGCCGACTGGGATGTCGGTCTCGCCGTCGACGCAATTAAAATGGCACCGAAACTTGATGCCGTTATCATCATCTCCGGCGACGGTGACTTCATTCCTTTGGTCGAATATCTACAGATGAATGAAGGCTGCCAAGTTGAAGTCGTCTCATTCGGTAAATCAACTTCCGGCAAATTGACCGAGGCCGTCGATGATTTCTTCGACCTCGATTCCAATCCAAGAAAATATCTCTTAGGAAATCCGAGTGCCAACCGCGCCCGGAGACCGATGAGAAAAAATTCCGGACCTTCAACAGGAGCTTCGGAAGAAGTGGCCTAA